From a single Cyclobacterium marinum DSM 745 genomic region:
- a CDS encoding phytanoyl-CoA dioxygenase family protein, whose amino-acid sequence MKLTEEQIAQYQKDGYLLVKGFCSQKETNKLYKVALEDEAMSKNAMDLNDQSGMKTKLSLWFKPGNDVFGYLTRSEKMVNAVGQLLEGEAPVCHFHSKLMQKEPKVGGAWEWHQDYGYWYKNQFMFPDQLMSVMVALTEANKQNGCLQVIRGSHKLGRVNHGFAGEQVGADMVMVENALKTMDLVYCEIDPGDALFFHSNLLHRSAANLSEKPRWSIISCFNSQSNIAYSETSTAWKEALDPIPDEAILNWEADSLSQADFLKKENDPALKDTGWE is encoded by the coding sequence ATGAAATTGACTGAAGAACAAATTGCCCAATACCAAAAAGATGGCTATTTACTTGTAAAAGGATTTTGTAGCCAAAAGGAAACCAATAAGCTTTATAAGGTAGCTTTGGAGGATGAGGCAATGAGTAAAAATGCCATGGATCTAAATGACCAATCGGGCATGAAGACCAAGCTTTCATTGTGGTTTAAACCTGGGAATGACGTGTTTGGCTATTTGACTAGAAGTGAAAAAATGGTAAATGCGGTAGGGCAATTGCTCGAGGGAGAAGCGCCTGTATGTCACTTTCATTCCAAGTTAATGCAAAAAGAACCCAAAGTAGGAGGCGCATGGGAATGGCATCAAGATTATGGATATTGGTATAAAAACCAATTCATGTTTCCTGATCAATTAATGAGTGTAATGGTTGCATTAACAGAGGCAAATAAGCAGAACGGTTGTTTGCAGGTAATCAGAGGCTCACACAAGCTTGGAAGGGTGAATCATGGGTTTGCCGGTGAGCAAGTTGGGGCTGATATGGTGATGGTTGAGAATGCTTTAAAAACGATGGACCTTGTCTACTGTGAAATTGATCCCGGAGACGCGCTTTTCTTCCATAGTAACTTGTTGCACCGGTCAGCAGCAAACCTTTCGGAAAAGCCTAGATGGTCCATAATTTCATGTTTTAATTCTCAATCCAATATTGCCTACAGTGAGACTTCTACCGCATGGAAAGAGGCTTTAGATCCAATCCCGGATGAAGCCATTTTAAATTGGGAAGCTGATTCTTTATCTCAAGCAGATTTCCTTAAAAAGGAGAATGACCCTGCCTTGAAAGACACAGGTTGGGAATAA
- a CDS encoding DEAD/DEAH box helicase, translating into MDKNNQTSKETFLERLSLKNFNKMQLEFMEKASGDAPVMLLAPTGSGKTLAYLIPMVQHLEASTAVATALIIIPSRELALQITEVFKSLKTNFHACVCYGGHSMRTEENRLMEKPKVILGTPGRLSEHAQKGNLTDLNISLVILDEFDKSLQFGFHEQLSVIFKDLSEGQKYFLTSATTLNTLPEFLPFKTYEKVDFLKEGEVMTLLLQLVRTSSVEKIDSLMRLVSDFGQESTLVFCNHRDAVDRISLLLTDFGFEHVLLHGGMEQIDREKNLIKFRSGTHSLLIATDLASRGLDIPEIKHIVHYQLPPKKDAFVHRNGRTARMMAEGQSYLLLAHEETFPEYVDNNLPEYQLPQEIKTPESSPLTCIYLSVGKKNKVSKGDIVGFFTKRGGLKGSEIGMINILDNASYVAIPTERVDDLLNNTYNQKLKKLKVKMEVAN; encoded by the coding sequence ATGGACAAGAATAATCAAACAAGTAAGGAAACCTTTTTGGAACGACTTTCATTAAAAAATTTCAATAAAATGCAATTGGAATTTATGGAGAAGGCCTCAGGGGATGCTCCTGTCATGCTATTGGCTCCCACGGGTTCCGGAAAAACACTTGCCTACCTTATTCCGATGGTCCAACACTTGGAGGCTTCCACAGCGGTCGCCACTGCACTTATTATAATCCCTTCTAGAGAACTTGCTTTACAGATTACTGAGGTTTTCAAATCATTGAAGACAAATTTTCACGCTTGCGTTTGCTATGGAGGGCACTCTATGCGAACAGAAGAGAATAGACTTATGGAAAAGCCTAAAGTGATTTTAGGGACTCCGGGAAGACTATCAGAACATGCGCAAAAAGGGAATTTAACGGATTTAAATATTAGTCTGGTTATTTTGGATGAATTTGATAAATCCCTTCAATTTGGTTTCCATGAGCAATTAAGCGTTATCTTTAAAGACCTTTCTGAGGGACAAAAGTATTTTCTTACCTCTGCAACTACCCTCAATACCTTGCCCGAATTCTTACCTTTCAAAACTTATGAGAAAGTGGATTTCTTGAAAGAAGGTGAAGTAATGACCTTATTGCTACAGTTGGTTAGGACCTCAAGTGTAGAAAAAATAGACAGCCTAATGCGCCTTGTTTCAGATTTTGGACAGGAAAGCACTTTGGTATTTTGTAACCATAGAGATGCCGTAGATCGAATAAGCCTACTCCTAACAGATTTTGGCTTTGAGCATGTATTATTGCACGGTGGCATGGAACAAATTGATAGAGAAAAAAACCTGATAAAATTCAGAAGTGGTACACACTCCTTATTAATTGCCACAGATCTTGCATCCCGAGGTTTGGACATACCTGAAATCAAGCATATTGTTCACTACCAATTGCCTCCAAAGAAAGATGCATTTGTACACAGAAATGGAAGAACGGCAAGAATGATGGCCGAAGGGCAAAGTTACCTGTTGCTTGCTCATGAAGAAACCTTCCCTGAATATGTAGATAATAATTTGCCTGAATACCAGCTTCCGCAAGAAATTAAAACACCAGAGTCCTCCCCTCTTACCTGTATTTATTTAAGTGTTGGAAAGAAAAATAAAGTCAGTAAGGGAGATATTGTTGGATTCTTCACCAAAAGAGGAGGATTAAAAGGCAGCGAAATTGGCATGATTAATATTCTCGACAATGCCAGTTATGTGGCCATTCCCACAGAAAGAGTAGACGACCTTCTCAACAATACTTACAATCAAAAATTAAAAAAGCTGAAAGTAAAAATGGAAGTGGCCAACTAA
- a CDS encoding DUF4136 domain-containing protein, producing MKNFNYFIFAILIINSACLSQRDFIAEYDYNYKGAFKKYKTFGFVAEEGKNDRDFTGIIEKSISSRLGSQGFRERDKNPDLLIIHKLYMSEVRYRGYNQPNFDYWLKKQGIELVEESVLDSLERQKRGENYNAIKYTQNDGMLVVLVIDHKKGNTIWQGYTSAYFDYNSPNIHIDLTRATYKVMDQFKILTRN from the coding sequence ATGAAAAACTTCAATTACTTTATCTTCGCCATACTGATAATTAACTCAGCATGCTTGTCACAAAGAGACTTTATTGCCGAATACGATTACAATTACAAAGGAGCCTTCAAAAAGTACAAAACTTTTGGATTTGTGGCTGAAGAAGGGAAAAACGACAGGGATTTTACCGGAATTATTGAAAAATCCATTTCCTCACGATTAGGCTCTCAAGGATTTAGGGAAAGAGATAAAAATCCAGATCTTCTAATTATCCACAAACTTTATATGAGTGAAGTGAGGTACAGGGGATACAACCAACCAAACTTTGACTATTGGTTAAAAAAACAGGGAATAGAACTGGTTGAAGAGTCTGTTTTGGATAGTCTCGAAAGACAAAAAAGGGGTGAAAATTACAACGCCATAAAATACACTCAGAATGATGGGATGCTTGTCGTTTTGGTAATCGATCATAAAAAAGGAAATACTATTTGGCAAGGGTATACTTCAGCTTATTTTGATTATAACTCTCCAAATATCCACATTGATTTAACCCGAGCCACCTATAAAGTAATGGATCAATTTAAAATTTTGACAAGGAATTAA
- a CDS encoding ribulokinase, with translation MDNYVLGVDYGTDSVRSILVNTRDGVTLASEVYNYPRWKEGKYCNPSKNQFRQHPLDHLEGLSHTVKAVMEKSGIPKAQVKGICVDTTGSSPLPVDRSGKALALSDKFSENPNAQMILWKDHTAIAEADEINHLARTWGGEDFTKYEGGIYSSEWFWAKILHIIREDKEVAEATYSWMEHCDYLTYTLVGGKNPVDFKRSRCAAGHKALWHESWGGLPEEAFLEKLDPSLKKLKSQLYQETYTSDQVAGGLAKEWATKLGLEEGTPVAVGTFDAHAGAIGGEVDEGTLVKVMGTSTCDIMVSPYEALEDKLVKGICGQVDGSVIPGKIGLEAGQSAFGDVLAWFVQLLLKPASTTIKNATMDGELKQETIDLLEKNLILTLSNEAEKIAPDETDVIALDWINGRRTPDANQNLKGAIQGLDMGSGAAHVFKALVDSICFGSKKIIERFRQEGVKIEQVVGLGGVAKKSSLVMQTLADVLNMPIKEAKSEQAPALGAAIYAATAAGIYPNVTEAIAAMGNGFDKVYYPNPEKVAIYQSKYEKYLALGEFIEKLS, from the coding sequence ATGGACAATTACGTATTGGGTGTAGACTATGGAACAGATTCTGTCAGATCCATTTTGGTCAACACCCGTGATGGTGTCACCCTTGCTTCTGAAGTCTACAACTATCCCCGTTGGAAAGAAGGCAAATATTGCAATCCATCAAAAAACCAGTTTAGGCAACACCCATTAGATCATCTTGAAGGGCTTTCACATACCGTAAAAGCGGTGATGGAAAAGTCCGGTATACCCAAAGCTCAAGTAAAAGGAATATGCGTAGACACTACAGGGTCCTCTCCACTTCCGGTAGACCGTTCCGGCAAGGCTTTAGCACTTTCTGACAAATTTTCTGAAAACCCCAATGCCCAAATGATCCTATGGAAGGACCACACGGCAATTGCTGAGGCGGATGAAATCAATCATTTGGCAAGGACTTGGGGAGGAGAAGATTTCACCAAATATGAAGGTGGTATTTATTCTTCAGAATGGTTTTGGGCGAAGATTTTACATATCATCAGAGAAGACAAAGAAGTTGCAGAAGCAACTTATTCATGGATGGAACATTGCGACTATCTGACCTATACATTAGTAGGTGGCAAAAACCCAGTTGACTTTAAGCGAAGTCGCTGTGCCGCAGGGCACAAAGCTTTATGGCATGAGAGCTGGGGAGGGTTGCCTGAGGAAGCGTTTTTAGAAAAGCTTGACCCAAGCCTGAAGAAGCTTAAGAGCCAACTTTACCAAGAAACCTATACCTCCGACCAGGTTGCAGGGGGATTAGCAAAAGAATGGGCCACTAAACTAGGTTTGGAAGAGGGCACTCCCGTTGCTGTTGGTACATTCGACGCCCATGCAGGTGCCATAGGAGGAGAAGTTGATGAGGGCACCCTTGTTAAAGTGATGGGCACCTCTACTTGCGACATTATGGTGAGTCCTTATGAGGCATTGGAAGATAAGTTGGTAAAGGGGATTTGCGGACAGGTAGACGGGTCTGTTATCCCGGGGAAAATCGGCTTAGAAGCAGGGCAATCTGCCTTTGGTGATGTCCTCGCTTGGTTCGTCCAATTATTGCTAAAACCTGCCAGCACTACCATCAAAAATGCTACTATGGATGGTGAGCTTAAGCAAGAAACTATAGATCTATTGGAAAAGAACTTAATATTAACCCTATCGAATGAAGCTGAAAAAATAGCTCCTGATGAAACGGATGTAATCGCGCTGGACTGGATCAATGGAAGAAGAACACCCGATGCCAATCAGAATTTAAAAGGAGCAATCCAAGGTCTTGACATGGGCTCAGGCGCTGCCCATGTTTTCAAAGCCTTGGTGGATAGCATTTGCTTTGGATCAAAAAAAATCATCGAAAGGTTTCGACAAGAAGGTGTAAAAATAGAGCAAGTAGTAGGATTAGGTGGGGTGGCAAAAAAATCATCCTTGGTCATGCAAACTTTGGCAGATGTGTTGAATATGCCTATAAAAGAAGCAAAATCTGAACAAGCCCCAGCTTTGGGTGCTGCCATTTATGCCGCTACCGCAGCGGGCATTTATCCAAATGTAACCGAGGCCATAGCAGCTATGGGCAACGGTTTTGATAAAGTTTATTACCCAAATCCGGAAAAGGTTGCTATTTATCAATCGAAATACGAAAAGTACTTGGCTTTGGGTGAATTTATTGAAAAGCTTAGCTAA
- a CDS encoding PSD1 and planctomycete cytochrome C domain-containing protein: MISIKGNKMFWGIPFIGWLILVAVTIACKENPSHDVFEFPDQVSYNLHVRPILSENCFTCHGPDANKREAGLRLDVASEAYAVLKDSPGKHAIVPGSSTESLVFNRMISLDPEEKMPPPSSNLQLSDHQVNIIKKWIDEGAVYEPHWAFVSPKKTPLPKVKNKGWAKNEIDYFVLSKMEAKGLSPSVMADDLSLMRRIYFDLIGLPPSPEVLDELQENGLKPEAVIDRLFQSASYGEKMAVAWMDVARYADSHGYQDDYYRTQWPWRDWVIHAFNKNMPYDQFITWQLAGDLLPNAGKEQLLATGFNRNHKITEESGAIDEEYRVMYAIDRTNTLGKAMLGVTLECAQCHDHKYDPISQKEYFQTYAFFNTIAEWGIEEKNPGFSKKSPAKYPLMEISNKDVEELLQFINMPDSAARVNRLMAGMTKGTNYNSLLDEANVLKVAVMGELDSTRNTYILERGAYDAHGEKVEPGLPASILPFPDSLPKNRLGLAKWLFDKENPLPARVFVNRIWQELFGVGIVDTPGDFGLQGNLPTNQELLDWLAVDFIEHGWNIQYLLKKIMLSSTYQQSSIVRKEHLMLDPENKYLARFPRLRLKAEEIRDLILASSGLLNMEIGGPSVKTYQPAGLWEAATSGRGNLSKFQLDTGKYLYRRGLYTFIKRTVPPPSMMLFDASNRDACEVERLKTSTPLQALVMMNDPVVLEASRVFASQLLKEDPNPEKGIGYAFYSIIGRKPDEIESKILGNHLTSFLGEYREDRAKAKRIIEVGKYPIMDDLPVAKLAALAQVITLIYNMEASITKA; this comes from the coding sequence ATGATTTCGATAAAAGGGAATAAAATGTTTTGGGGAATACCATTTATAGGATGGTTAATTTTAGTGGCAGTAACCATAGCTTGCAAAGAAAACCCAAGTCATGATGTTTTTGAATTTCCTGACCAAGTCAGTTATAACCTTCATGTAAGACCAATTTTATCTGAAAACTGTTTTACTTGCCATGGCCCGGACGCAAACAAAAGGGAGGCGGGGCTTCGGTTAGATGTCGCTTCAGAAGCTTATGCAGTCCTGAAAGACAGCCCAGGGAAGCATGCCATTGTTCCCGGTTCTTCAACAGAATCTTTGGTTTTTAATAGGATGATATCATTAGATCCGGAAGAAAAAATGCCTCCTCCATCATCAAATTTGCAATTAAGTGATCATCAGGTCAATATAATCAAAAAATGGATAGATGAGGGCGCTGTATATGAACCTCATTGGGCCTTTGTTTCTCCCAAAAAAACGCCTCTTCCGAAAGTGAAAAATAAGGGTTGGGCTAAGAATGAAATTGATTACTTTGTCTTAAGCAAGATGGAGGCGAAGGGTTTAAGCCCCTCAGTAATGGCGGATGACTTAAGCCTAATGCGGAGGATTTATTTTGATTTAATAGGCTTGCCGCCAAGTCCGGAAGTGCTGGATGAATTACAGGAAAATGGTTTGAAGCCGGAGGCTGTAATAGACCGTTTGTTTCAATCTGCATCTTATGGTGAAAAGATGGCGGTTGCCTGGATGGATGTGGCGCGTTATGCAGATAGTCATGGTTACCAAGATGATTATTACCGGACCCAGTGGCCTTGGCGAGATTGGGTGATTCATGCTTTCAACAAAAACATGCCTTATGATCAATTCATTACATGGCAGCTGGCAGGTGACTTGCTTCCCAATGCAGGCAAGGAACAGTTGTTAGCCACAGGGTTTAATCGCAACCACAAAATTACTGAGGAGTCAGGGGCCATCGATGAGGAGTACCGCGTAATGTATGCGATTGACCGAACCAATACCTTGGGTAAAGCCATGCTTGGAGTTACCTTGGAATGTGCCCAATGTCATGATCATAAATATGACCCAATTTCCCAAAAAGAATATTTTCAGACTTATGCCTTTTTTAATACTATCGCTGAATGGGGAATAGAAGAAAAAAATCCGGGTTTCTCTAAGAAAAGTCCGGCAAAATACCCTCTGATGGAAATCAGTAATAAGGATGTCGAAGAATTGCTTCAATTTATTAATATGCCTGATAGTGCTGCTCGAGTTAACAGGTTGATGGCAGGAATGACAAAAGGCACCAATTACAACTCTTTACTTGATGAAGCCAATGTGCTAAAGGTTGCAGTAATGGGAGAGCTGGACAGCACCCGAAATACCTATATTCTAGAAAGGGGAGCCTATGATGCACATGGAGAAAAAGTGGAACCGGGGTTACCTGCTTCCATCCTTCCTTTTCCTGACAGTCTTCCCAAAAATAGATTGGGATTAGCTAAATGGTTGTTTGATAAAGAAAACCCATTGCCGGCAAGGGTTTTTGTAAACAGGATCTGGCAAGAACTTTTTGGTGTTGGAATAGTAGATACTCCCGGAGATTTTGGCTTGCAAGGTAACTTACCTACCAATCAGGAGTTATTGGATTGGTTGGCTGTGGACTTTATTGAGCACGGGTGGAATATACAATACCTATTAAAGAAGATCATGTTGTCTTCTACCTATCAGCAATCTTCAATTGTCAGAAAGGAGCATTTAATGCTAGATCCGGAAAATAAGTATTTGGCAAGATTTCCTAGACTCAGGTTAAAAGCAGAAGAGATTAGGGATTTAATATTGGCTAGCAGCGGTCTGTTAAACATGGAGATAGGAGGTCCTTCAGTCAAGACCTACCAACCCGCAGGTCTGTGGGAAGCAGCTACCTCAGGAAGGGGTAATTTATCAAAATTTCAATTGGATACAGGGAAGTACCTTTATAGAAGGGGTTTATATACATTTATCAAAAGAACGGTTCCGCCACCCAGTATGATGTTATTTGATGCCAGTAATAGGGATGCCTGTGAAGTAGAAAGGTTGAAAACCAGCACCCCATTACAGGCTTTGGTGATGATGAATGACCCTGTGGTGTTGGAGGCATCCAGGGTATTTGCTTCACAATTATTGAAAGAGGATCCAAATCCCGAAAAAGGTATAGGTTATGCTTTCTACAGTATTATTGGAAGGAAACCTGATGAAATAGAAAGCAAGATATTGGGCAATCATTTGACAAGCTTTTTGGGAGAGTATAGGGAAGATAGAGCAAAGGCTAAACGGATTATTGAGGTTGGCAAGTATCCAATAATGGATGATTTGCCGGTAGCAAAACTTGCTGCCTTGGCGCAGGTTATCACGCTTATTTATAACATGGAAGCTAGCATAACGAAAGCTTAA